The following proteins come from a genomic window of Methanocella conradii HZ254:
- a CDS encoding PKD domain-containing protein, whose product MELGDNNASTLQNPTHAYTAPGKYTVTLEVANPYLNDTETKTAYIVLTPYVETFPGYANSPLDLEGDGLY is encoded by the coding sequence ATGGAGCTTGGAGACAACAACGCCTCGACGCTTCAAAATCCGACGCACGCCTACACAGCCCCTGGCAAGTACACGGTCACGCTAGAAGTAGCGAACCCGTATCTAAACGACACAGAGACCAAAACCGCCTACATCGTCCTGACACCATACGTGGAAACGTTCCCCGGGTATGCAAACTCGCCGCTGGACCTGGAGGGGGACGGCCTGTACTAG
- a CDS encoding ABC transporter permease, with protein sequence MIGKYFDFLRIALRQLRAKKFRVILTALGIAVGVAAVIGILAIGEGIRTQAIETIKAQSDLTLIEVTPDVRNETTQLITDARVESIRGIPHVVAAAPAIRDSYATKRQTYLSVLAVRQQDLDKVIKPEYLRGTGFDPGSSDVIFGYNIRETLQRADGIRVGDTFTALVREYNETGVPVDKTFNLTAAGVMRERDDQFDQVVLIDIDTERSIRGSDTDYNCIFVRIDDPNAVFSVVQQIEARGLTAKGAFEQIEAVNRFMDMMVMIFTIFAGFALIVGCLMIMTTMVTSVFERTREIGITMAVGASEGDVISQVMLECLVIGVMGGIAGDVFGLLFSAFANAVGKPFIISQLGTEFSGIFGSQIAIVTPTMLVSGMLIAIVFSLIAGIYPAVKAARLNPVEAIRGI encoded by the coding sequence GTGATAGGAAAATACTTTGACTTTTTGCGCATCGCCCTGAGACAGCTCAGGGCGAAGAAGTTCAGGGTTATCCTGACCGCCCTTGGCATAGCCGTGGGGGTCGCGGCGGTTATAGGAATACTCGCCATTGGAGAGGGCATACGTACCCAGGCCATCGAGACCATCAAGGCCCAGTCTGACCTGACCCTAATAGAGGTGACGCCCGACGTCAGGAACGAGACGACTCAGCTCATCACGGATGCGAGGGTCGAGTCTATCAGGGGCATACCGCACGTCGTTGCCGCCGCCCCCGCCATACGGGACTCGTACGCCACGAAACGCCAGACCTACCTATCAGTCCTCGCCGTACGTCAGCAGGACCTCGATAAGGTGATTAAGCCAGAATATCTACGGGGAACAGGCTTTGATCCCGGCTCCAGCGACGTCATCTTTGGCTATAACATACGCGAGACCCTCCAGCGGGCGGACGGCATACGCGTTGGCGACACCTTTACCGCCCTCGTGAGGGAGTATAACGAGACTGGAGTCCCGGTGGACAAAACGTTTAACCTTACGGCAGCGGGAGTGATGCGGGAGCGGGATGACCAGTTTGACCAGGTCGTCCTCATCGATATAGATACCGAGAGAAGCATTCGCGGCTCCGATACGGACTATAACTGCATTTTCGTCCGCATCGACGACCCTAACGCCGTCTTTTCGGTCGTCCAGCAAATCGAGGCCAGAGGCCTGACAGCGAAGGGGGCCTTTGAGCAGATAGAGGCAGTGAACAGGTTCATGGACATGATGGTCATGATCTTCACGATTTTCGCGGGCTTCGCCCTCATAGTGGGCTGCCTCATGATAATGACGACGATGGTCACCTCCGTGTTCGAGCGGACCCGCGAGATAGGCATCACGATGGCAGTCGGGGCGTCCGAGGGAGACGTCATAAGCCAGGTCATGCTTGAATGCCTCGTCATAGGGGTCATGGGCGGCATCGCCGGCGACGTTTTTGGCCTTCTCTTTTCAGCTTTTGCCAACGCCGTCGGGAAGCCTTTCATAATCTCCCAGCTTGGCACGGAGTTTTCCGGCATATTCGGCTCTCAGATAGCCATCGTAACACCTACCATGCTCGTCTCGGGCATGCTCATAGCCATAGTTTTCTCTCTCATAGCGGGGATTTACCCTGCGGTAAAGGCTGCCAGGCTGAACCCCGTAGAGGCAATCCGGGGAATATAA
- a CDS encoding DUF3344 domain-containing protein, translating to MIAVLPAIVTADNYVGGLPLTTVQTGTVSGDVWCDINPAPNWGDKNVTKTFTLPAAAVAEPGRIQWARLYISAYCGHMQNDYAFTITNKWDGNGDGVYEQTWTETGHAPFHFVVAQGDGISGNDNTAFGGGANDPYKIINDHETRVTSDYLMYYDVTNMIQGQTINVNVNTEGSYDGRIKVISLVVAYNDGDSDQIQYWINQGHDVCSYYCEDHYDEVAVGTTTFNTQGIGPISSATLAIDYMASNSGFYGFPTSDNNFVASTKTGNFTNQELDRTPDVQGAYSGVKTWDVTSLINGSSDVTFAYSRYLPATGIAGFFKLPLAILKVQHLTAATSPVAQFTSNVTSGVTPLTVQFTDQSTGSITGWAWDFDNDGMVDSTEQNPVYTYNAPGTYTVNLTVTGPGGSDSEIKTDYITVSLAAPVADFTANVTSGNSPLIVSFTDRSTGNITSWAWDFDNDGMVDSTEQNPVYNFSVGGYYTVNLTVTGPGGSNSTIKANYITAKCNLKVYTLPMLDGSSVFAKETNRIRIGVQNLVGYSPTTEILINASDGWSGRITVPEMATMSGSKYILLNITDPTIRPLQGGTVTYTAVIDPDNLVPETLETDNTKTVTRNVLYNGYKGAHYWEGKENVTTHRTYDLKGGLVYSFGNSSYRSGSFGVGGWTNYTVGWTPENLTIPAGATVREVRLYVPYTWDDSFVAPDNVTVDFNGVRVPYEHWEHDQSNFGAYSNFVYGLITYNVTDLYRKNDFNEVVFTRNSSSTAKISMYGFMLAVVYEDQNASRKQIFLNEGFDLLGASQNDYGTTEEEATAYIPFTGMDIDVANATRAILITTCPSGAPQNTGDPGEGNLIVNGQQIGHLVWSYGQETTGESDSSQVAVDVRDIKEYLNATGGPNLVGMQSTAGASPCMCAAQAFLVVEYPYEAPAANFTSDITGGMAPLTVQFTDRSTGNITSWAWDFNNDGIVDSIEQNPVHTYNAPGTYTVNLTITGPGGSDSEIKTDYITVSQPSMPDLVITAVSPNKGAGDCLFANESNLINVTVKNQGNASSAAFTVSLDIDRMIYNASVNSLEAGASINITFSDTTIRVAGSNVTVTATADSTDAVTESNETNNSLISALTVYNNGYKGKRYTGGSDISTQATFEGRIDVKYSSGNAAYNSANWTAKVYNWSSSDIQIPPGATVLSARLYQGYTWNKMTTDPAFTMSFNGNVVTPIATYKDRKGYGTSDYPQGVYVYDVTGLFNASGNSITITPEAGNNYGIYGAYLVVVYEDNNATWKKVWINDECDILASKSTYSVTSDEATAYATFAGVNNSDVKSARAIAILSSAADTGKSKFFFNGNEYTGFWQDYMTSPQIGFSAYDVKDALASGDNTARLQSYDTGNGGDSMYAQNVILVVEHAEEAPVADFTANVTSGTAPLTVQFTDLSRNATSWAWDFDNDGIVDSTEQNPVHTYASAGTYTVNLTVAGPGGSDSEAKADYITVSPSIVTISIVPSSENAPVDGTRAIDIVALSLPLGLSGYALNVSLDNASVGEVVNVSYPAWAALNSTTTLPGDNVRISGVDLNKLVEPGASNVTLATITLRGDAPGMTGVMIDGVHMDDDAGSAILGATNNGSFTVYTYVVANFTANATSGTAGPLSPFMVSFTDLTTGAPGPTSWQWNFGDGNTTTEQNPTHAYTTSGNYTVSLTAANQYAEDTKTIVDYIKVRPYVEAFPGHSNAPLDPDDDFLFEDVNGNGKLDFDDVVVLFQNVEWVENNARVGVGPYDYNHNDRIDFDDIVQLYWEILEVI from the coding sequence ATGATCGCCGTATTACCTGCCATCGTTACGGCAGATAACTATGTGGGCGGCCTGCCGCTTACCACGGTGCAGACGGGGACTGTGTCTGGAGACGTATGGTGTGATATTAATCCAGCGCCAAACTGGGGAGACAAAAACGTGACCAAAACGTTCACGTTACCCGCCGCAGCGGTAGCCGAGCCGGGAAGGATACAATGGGCCCGTTTGTATATATCTGCGTACTGCGGACACATGCAAAATGACTATGCATTCACAATCACTAACAAGTGGGATGGGAATGGTGATGGGGTATACGAACAGACCTGGACGGAGACCGGACACGCACCATTCCACTTTGTGGTAGCTCAAGGCGATGGAATCTCGGGAAACGATAACACGGCGTTTGGTGGGGGCGCTAACGACCCCTATAAAATAATCAACGACCACGAGACGAGGGTCACAAGCGACTACCTCATGTACTATGATGTAACAAACATGATACAGGGCCAGACCATTAACGTAAACGTTAATACTGAAGGCTCATATGATGGGAGGATTAAAGTCATCTCGCTGGTAGTCGCATATAATGATGGCGACAGCGACCAGATACAGTACTGGATTAACCAGGGGCATGACGTGTGCTCATACTATTGTGAGGACCATTACGATGAGGTGGCTGTTGGTACTACGACGTTTAATACCCAGGGTATCGGGCCTATATCATCAGCCACCCTTGCAATTGATTATATGGCAAGCAACAGCGGGTTCTATGGTTTCCCGACCAGCGATAATAATTTCGTAGCTTCCACGAAAACTGGAAATTTCACAAACCAGGAGCTTGACAGGACTCCAGATGTCCAGGGAGCCTATTCTGGAGTAAAAACTTGGGATGTCACCAGCCTGATAAACGGTAGCAGCGACGTGACCTTCGCATATTCAAGGTATCTGCCAGCAACGGGCATAGCAGGGTTCTTCAAGCTACCCCTCGCCATACTTAAAGTGCAGCACCTGACAGCAGCTACATCGCCTGTCGCCCAGTTCACGTCAAATGTGACGTCCGGCGTGACGCCGCTCACCGTACAGTTCACCGACCAGTCAACAGGGAGCATAACAGGCTGGGCCTGGGACTTCGACAACGATGGCATGGTGGACAGTACAGAACAAAACCCAGTCTATACGTATAATGCCCCGGGCACGTACACGGTCAACCTCACAGTCACAGGGCCAGGGGGAAGCGATAGCGAAATCAAGACAGACTACATTACGGTAAGTTTGGCGGCGCCTGTCGCAGATTTCACTGCTAATGTAACGAGCGGGAACTCGCCTCTAATCGTTAGTTTCACTGACCGTAGCACAGGTAATATCACCAGCTGGGCCTGGGACTTCGACAACGATGGCATGGTGGACAGTACAGAACAAAACCCAGTCTACAACTTCTCGGTGGGAGGCTATTACACAGTAAACTTAACTGTAACAGGTCCAGGCGGCTCTAACAGTACGATAAAGGCTAATTATATAACCGCAAAGTGCAATCTTAAAGTCTACACCCTTCCGATGCTGGATGGCTCATCAGTATTTGCCAAAGAGACCAACCGGATCAGGATTGGGGTACAAAATTTAGTGGGCTATTCGCCCACAACAGAAATATTAATTAATGCCAGCGATGGATGGTCAGGCCGTATAACAGTGCCTGAAATGGCCACAATGAGTGGTTCGAAATATATTTTATTAAATATAACGGACCCCACCATCCGTCCGCTTCAGGGCGGTACGGTAACTTATACGGCAGTCATTGACCCGGATAATCTTGTACCGGAAACACTTGAGACCGATAACACTAAGACAGTAACACGTAACGTACTATATAATGGGTATAAAGGCGCCCATTACTGGGAAGGCAAGGAGAACGTTACCACTCACAGGACCTATGACCTTAAGGGCGGTCTCGTCTACTCATTTGGGAACAGTTCCTACCGGTCAGGAAGCTTTGGCGTGGGCGGATGGACCAACTATACGGTAGGATGGACGCCCGAAAACCTCACGATACCGGCGGGCGCGACAGTCAGGGAAGTACGGCTATACGTGCCATACACATGGGATGACTCATTCGTAGCACCTGACAATGTAACGGTTGACTTCAATGGAGTCAGAGTACCCTATGAACACTGGGAGCACGATCAGTCCAACTTTGGCGCGTACTCGAATTTTGTATATGGCTTAATAACCTATAACGTGACCGATCTGTACAGAAAGAACGACTTTAACGAGGTCGTCTTCACACGTAATAGCAGTTCGACCGCAAAGATATCGATGTACGGCTTCATGCTGGCCGTAGTCTATGAAGATCAGAACGCCTCAAGGAAGCAGATATTCCTTAACGAGGGCTTTGACCTGCTGGGCGCGAGCCAGAACGACTATGGCACAACCGAAGAAGAGGCAACGGCATACATACCATTTACGGGTATGGACATAGACGTAGCGAACGCTACAAGGGCTATCCTTATTACGACATGCCCTTCAGGAGCACCACAGAATACGGGTGACCCGGGTGAGGGTAACCTGATAGTGAATGGCCAGCAGATAGGGCACCTTGTATGGAGCTATGGCCAGGAGACAACGGGAGAAAGCGATTCTTCACAGGTAGCAGTCGATGTGAGAGATATAAAAGAATATCTTAACGCTACTGGAGGCCCAAACCTGGTTGGCATGCAGAGCACTGCAGGAGCATCGCCATGCATGTGTGCCGCGCAGGCGTTCCTCGTCGTAGAATACCCGTATGAGGCACCAGCCGCTAATTTCACGTCGGACATTACGGGTGGCATGGCCCCGCTCACCGTGCAGTTCACCGACCGTAGCACAGGTAATATCACCAGCTGGGCCTGGGACTTCAACAACGATGGCATAGTGGACAGCATAGAACAAAACCCCGTCCACACGTATAATGCTCCGGGCACGTATACGGTAAACCTCACGATTACGGGGCCGGGAGGGAGCGATAGCGAAATCAAGACAGACTACATTACAGTAAGCCAGCCGTCGATGCCGGACCTGGTGATCACTGCAGTCTCGCCGAACAAGGGGGCGGGGGACTGCCTCTTTGCCAACGAGTCCAACCTGATAAACGTTACTGTGAAAAACCAGGGCAATGCATCCTCGGCGGCATTCACGGTAAGCCTTGACATCGATAGGATGATATACAACGCATCAGTAAACAGCCTCGAAGCCGGAGCTTCTATAAACATTACATTTAGCGATACCACAATACGCGTGGCCGGCTCGAATGTGACTGTCACCGCGACTGCAGACTCCACGGACGCCGTGACAGAGTCCAATGAGACTAACAACTCGCTTATATCGGCGCTGACAGTGTACAATAACGGCTACAAGGGCAAGCGGTACACGGGCGGCAGCGATATAAGCACGCAGGCGACATTCGAGGGGAGGATCGATGTTAAATATTCCAGCGGCAATGCCGCCTACAATTCTGCAAACTGGACCGCGAAGGTGTACAACTGGTCCTCATCAGATATCCAGATACCGCCAGGGGCCACTGTCCTGAGCGCCAGGCTTTACCAGGGATACACGTGGAATAAGATGACAACCGACCCTGCGTTCACCATGTCCTTTAACGGGAACGTGGTGACGCCGATAGCGACGTACAAGGACCGCAAAGGCTACGGGACCTCCGACTATCCGCAGGGCGTCTACGTCTACGACGTGACCGGCCTGTTCAATGCATCGGGCAACAGCATAACCATTACCCCCGAGGCGGGGAACAACTACGGCATCTACGGCGCATACCTCGTGGTAGTATACGAAGATAACAATGCTACCTGGAAGAAAGTCTGGATCAACGATGAGTGCGATATCCTGGCGTCTAAGAGCACTTATTCGGTCACGAGCGATGAGGCCACCGCCTACGCGACCTTCGCAGGCGTCAACAATAGCGATGTGAAGAGCGCCAGGGCGATCGCCATCCTCTCGAGCGCGGCCGATACGGGCAAGAGCAAGTTCTTCTTCAACGGAAATGAGTATACGGGATTCTGGCAGGATTACATGACATCTCCGCAGATTGGCTTTTCAGCGTATGACGTGAAGGACGCACTGGCCAGCGGCGATAACACGGCAAGACTCCAGAGCTATGATACCGGCAATGGAGGAGATAGCATGTATGCCCAGAACGTGATACTGGTCGTAGAGCACGCCGAGGAGGCGCCGGTGGCAGACTTCACGGCCAACGTGACTTCAGGAACGGCGCCACTCACCGTACAGTTCACCGACCTTTCCAGGAATGCCACGTCGTGGGCCTGGGACTTCGACAACGATGGCATAGTGGACAGCACAGAACAAAACCCGGTACACACGTACGCATCTGCTGGCACTTACACGGTTAACCTCACCGTGGCAGGGCCTGGCGGCAGCGACTCCGAGGCTAAAGCCGATTATATAACCGTATCTCCATCGATCGTTACCATATCCATCGTGCCCTCCTCGGAGAACGCGCCCGTCGACGGTACAAGAGCTATAGACATCGTAGCGCTTTCGCTGCCGCTGGGGCTATCCGGGTATGCGTTGAACGTGTCCCTTGATAATGCAAGCGTTGGCGAGGTAGTCAACGTTAGCTACCCGGCGTGGGCGGCTCTGAACTCTACGACGACGCTACCAGGCGACAACGTGCGGATAAGCGGCGTAGACCTGAACAAGCTAGTAGAGCCTGGCGCATCGAACGTTACGCTTGCCACCATAACGCTGAGAGGAGACGCGCCAGGAATGACAGGCGTCATGATAGATGGAGTCCATATGGACGATGACGCAGGCTCTGCCATTCTTGGGGCGACGAATAATGGAAGCTTCACCGTCTACACGTACGTTGTCGCCAATTTCACGGCTAACGCGACCTCGGGCACTGCCGGCCCGCTCTCCCCATTCATGGTGAGCTTCACAGACCTTACCACCGGCGCCCCCGGACCGACATCGTGGCAGTGGAACTTCGGCGACGGGAACACCACGACCGAACAAAACCCCACGCACGCCTACACGACGTCGGGCAACTACACGGTAAGCCTCACGGCAGCAAACCAGTACGCGGAAGACACTAAAACCATCGTAGACTACATTAAGGTAAGGCCTTATGTGGAAGCGTTCCCCGGCCACTCAAACGCCCCATTGGACCCTGACGATGACTTCCTCTTTGAGGACGTGAATGGCAACGGCAAACTGGACTTCGACGACGTGGTCGTATTATTCCAGAACGTGGAGTGGGTAGAGAACAATGCCAGGGTCGGCGTAGGCCCATACGACTACAACCACAATGACAGGATCGATTTCGACGACATCGTCCAGCTATACTGGGAAATACTAGAGGTGATATAA
- a CDS encoding type IV toxin-antitoxin system AbiEi family antitoxin domain-containing protein, which produces MRKLKQQYTKYIGISANESFLLSSIRARDLPVFGVREVVSLCGWSRSRTYNTLVSLERKGVLTRIRRNSYAITGELAKNVYRIATEAVKPSYVSFWTALSRYGFTEQQVTAVQLVSTRQVPGFSVGPYRLEIVKFRPSRFYGYKRMDGFVIAEPEKALVDSLAYPSLCGGIGEFAKCLRAAWPGLDKKKFTEYLLKFKNKSLVSRAGYLIEHMELNNELVGSLLGHKSPGFVRLDTGAKKAGTYDHKWNIIINTDIGREEIR; this is translated from the coding sequence GTGAGAAAATTAAAACAACAATATACAAAATATATTGGCATCTCCGCGAACGAGTCGTTCCTGCTATCCTCGATACGGGCCCGGGACCTACCTGTCTTCGGAGTCCGGGAGGTCGTATCCCTCTGCGGATGGAGCCGAAGCAGGACGTATAACACCCTCGTCTCGCTGGAAAGGAAAGGCGTGCTAACACGAATAAGGAGGAACAGCTATGCCATAACCGGCGAGCTCGCAAAAAACGTTTACCGGATCGCTACCGAAGCCGTTAAGCCATCGTACGTAAGCTTCTGGACGGCGCTCTCGCGCTACGGCTTCACGGAGCAGCAGGTAACCGCGGTACAGCTCGTCTCCACCAGGCAGGTCCCGGGGTTTTCCGTGGGGCCATACAGGCTCGAAATCGTGAAGTTCAGGCCGTCGCGGTTTTACGGCTACAAAAGGATGGATGGCTTCGTGATCGCAGAGCCGGAAAAGGCGCTTGTGGATTCCCTCGCCTATCCCAGCCTCTGCGGGGGCATAGGAGAGTTCGCGAAATGCCTGAGGGCTGCGTGGCCCGGCCTGGACAAAAAAAAATTCACGGAATACCTCCTTAAATTCAAAAATAAGTCGCTCGTATCTCGAGCGGGCTACCTTATCGAGCATATGGAGCTTAACAACGAGCTAGTTGGCTCGCTTCTCGGCCACAAATCCCCGGGATTCGTGCGCCTGGACACGGGGGCAAAAAAAGCCGGCACATACGACCATAAATGGAATATCATCATAAACACGGACATCGGGCGGGAGGAAATAAGATGA
- a CDS encoding nucleotidyl transferase AbiEii/AbiGii toxin family protein, with protein MISLEQLKELARKSGLTVYQQEKDYFLKLFLYAYFKRYQDAVFKGGTCIRYLFGIDRFSEDLDFNIKTPPETFKMQVRKAIKELGSVGIESYFIKEEQFQDAYTCEIGFNGPLYKGTPQTRNKIRIDAGKRIGTLKEPEWRMISSEYPETREQFLVLAMSEEEILVEKVIALMERRKGRDLYDVWFLLEKRVRFDERLLNEKGVSKVEFGRFPSEVEYERDMRRLTPRVIPYAQAMRRVKKGLGAFPE; from the coding sequence ATGATATCGCTCGAGCAATTAAAGGAATTGGCGAGGAAGAGCGGGCTTACTGTGTACCAGCAGGAGAAGGACTACTTCCTGAAGCTCTTCCTTTACGCGTACTTCAAGAGGTATCAGGACGCCGTTTTCAAAGGGGGGACCTGTATCAGGTATCTCTTCGGCATCGACCGGTTCAGCGAGGACCTCGACTTTAACATAAAAACTCCGCCGGAAACGTTCAAAATGCAGGTGAGAAAAGCTATAAAGGAGCTGGGATCCGTCGGAATAGAATCGTATTTCATCAAAGAAGAGCAATTCCAGGACGCGTATACGTGCGAGATCGGCTTCAACGGCCCATTATACAAGGGGACGCCGCAAACCAGGAACAAGATAAGGATTGATGCCGGAAAAAGGATAGGGACGCTCAAGGAACCGGAATGGAGGATGATATCTTCCGAATATCCTGAAACGAGGGAGCAATTTTTAGTCCTTGCGATGAGCGAGGAAGAAATACTCGTGGAAAAGGTAATAGCGCTCATGGAAAGAAGAAAGGGCAGAGACTTGTACGACGTATGGTTCCTCCTGGAGAAAAGGGTCCGCTTCGATGAGAGACTGCTGAATGAGAAGGGCGTGTCAAAGGTCGAATTCGGGCGTTTTCCATCCGAGGTGGAATACGAGCGTGACATGAGGCGCCTGACCCCTCGTGTTATCCCTTATGCGCAGGCGATGCGGAGAGTTAAAAAAGGGCTTGGAGCTTTTCCGGAATGA
- a CDS encoding DUF3344 domain-containing protein gives MTCRKLACALILCLMISIPANATYAGDKYLVTKYHDTIQGSYVYSIGNSTYNGSIGRGGTFTVNIDVSIPENATIRYQRLYLYWVWSTMAQKAIYPTLSLEEASHPGESLRLVDRYYDSKGFVGSYDFFSGMDTYEVPYLKPGHNNLTFTVKQEGPEGSSVSFHGMGLLAVYECPGESRRMIWVKEGADMLYNSYGITAEMATSEVDIEGKIPKDDVSEARLFLVAPSGGYNRYDIPNKNVLLVNYIPDSQIPAIMKTVFSILFPNFKGKTWVNFFDYNDTSQIGFDSRDIKPYLRTEGNVAEVRDQGDYFQLTNAIITVTLKS, from the coding sequence ATGACCTGCCGTAAACTGGCATGTGCGCTGATCCTGTGCTTGATGATATCCATACCCGCGAATGCGACGTATGCGGGGGATAAGTACCTCGTAACAAAGTATCACGATACCATTCAGGGTAGCTACGTGTACTCTATAGGAAATAGCACGTACAATGGCTCCATAGGCAGGGGTGGCACGTTCACCGTGAACATCGACGTCTCGATACCGGAGAACGCCACGATAAGGTATCAGCGCCTTTACCTGTACTGGGTGTGGAGCACGATGGCCCAGAAGGCTATATACCCCACATTATCGCTCGAAGAAGCGAGCCACCCTGGAGAAAGTCTTAGGCTGGTAGACCGTTATTATGATAGCAAGGGTTTCGTAGGCTCCTACGACTTCTTCTCGGGCATGGATACGTATGAGGTGCCCTACCTGAAGCCAGGCCACAATAATCTCACGTTTACCGTGAAGCAGGAAGGCCCTGAGGGGAGCTCAGTATCCTTCCACGGCATGGGGTTGCTGGCCGTATACGAGTGCCCTGGCGAGTCCAGGAGAATGATATGGGTTAAAGAGGGCGCCGACATGCTGTATAACAGCTATGGGATAACGGCGGAGATGGCGACCAGCGAGGTTGACATAGAGGGAAAAATACCTAAGGATGACGTTTCGGAGGCGCGCCTATTCCTTGTCGCCCCTTCAGGCGGGTATAACCGGTATGATATACCAAACAAAAACGTGCTGCTTGTGAACTACATACCCGATAGCCAGATACCGGCCATCATGAAGACGGTCTTCTCCATCCTGTTCCCTAACTTTAAGGGCAAGACGTGGGTCAACTTTTTCGACTATAACGACACGTCCCAGATAGGCTTCGACAGCAGGGACATTAAGCCATACCTGAGGACGGAGGGGAACGTCGCCGAGGTAAGAGACCAGGGGGATTACTTCCAGCTTACGAACGCTATAATAACGGTAACTTTGAAGTCGTGA
- a CDS encoding ABC transporter ATP-binding protein: MVESVKAIALSKSYGNGVKALQDISFEVGEGEFVALIGRSGSGKSTLLNILGGLDQPTSGAVSINGKEVNYRDRRALISLRRNVVGFVFQQFNLISSLNALENVEYPLLFNYRSRDERKKRARALLEMVGLGDRTEHMPFQLSGGEQQRVAIARALVVNPALVLADEPTGNLDSKTSAEIYRLMRQVNEERGVTFLVVTHERELAAYCDRSIELRDGKVVS, translated from the coding sequence ATGGTGGAGAGTGTAAAAGCAATTGCCCTGTCAAAGTCTTATGGCAATGGGGTGAAAGCGCTACAGGACATATCCTTTGAGGTTGGTGAGGGAGAGTTTGTAGCCCTGATAGGCAGGAGTGGCAGCGGCAAGAGCACGCTGCTGAACATCCTGGGAGGACTGGACCAGCCCACCTCAGGCGCCGTGAGCATTAACGGGAAAGAAGTAAACTACAGGGACAGAAGGGCGCTCATCTCGCTCCGGAGGAACGTGGTGGGGTTCGTGTTCCAGCAGTTCAACCTCATCTCGTCGCTGAACGCCCTTGAGAACGTAGAGTATCCTCTTCTTTTTAACTACCGCTCGAGAGACGAGCGAAAGAAGAGGGCAAGGGCGTTGCTAGAGATGGTTGGCCTGGGAGACCGTACCGAGCACATGCCATTCCAGCTTAGCGGAGGCGAGCAGCAGCGAGTGGCCATAGCCCGCGCCCTCGTGGTAAACCCCGCGCTCGTTCTCGCCGACGAGCCAACCGGTAACCTTGACTCGAAGACGAGCGCTGAGATATACAGGCTGATGAGGCAGGTAAACGAGGAGAGGGGCGTTACGTTTTTAGTGGTCACCCACGAGCGCGAGCTTGCCGCATACTGCGACCGCTCTATCGAGCTCAGGGACGGAAAGGTGGTCTCGTGA